In the genome of Egibacteraceae bacterium, the window GGCGGAGGAGTGGTACGCGAAGGTCGCCGCCGGCGCCCGGGGTGGTGCCGGCGAGCCGGGTGGTGCCGGCCTGCCCGACCATCTGCGCGAGGGCAACGTCGTGTGAGGCCGCAACGCGCCTCCGGTACCCTCTCCCCGTGAGCGCCTCGAGCGCCAGAAAGGCGAACCCATGGCGAAGCACACGCTGAGCGTGCTGGTCGAGAACAGGCCGGGCGTGCTGGCCCGCATCGCGGGGCTCTTCAGCCGGCGCGGGTTCAACATCGAGTCGCTGGCCGTCGGACCCACGGAGGTGCACGACGTCTCGCGCATGACGATCGTCGTGGACGCGGCCGCCCAGCCACTCGAGCAGGTGACGAAGCAGCTGAACAAGCTCATCCACGTGCTGAAGATCGTCGAGCTGGAACCGGGCTTGACTGTCGAGCGGGAGCTCCAGCTCGTCAAGGTCGCCGCCGAGGGCGGCAACCGCAGCGAGATCATCGAGATCGCCGACGTCTTCCGCGCCAAGGTCGTCGACGTGGACGTGGACGCGATCACCATCGAGGCCACCGGCTCACCGGAGAAGCTCGCGGCGATGGTGCGCCTGCTCAGTCCCTACGGCATCCGCGAGCTCGTCGGGTCGGGGCTCATCGCCGTCGGCCGGGGGTCGAGGAGCATCACCGAGGGCCGCGGGCTCCGTCTGGAGCGGACGGCGTAGAGGAACGGGAGCGGGCGTCACGGCGTCCGGCGGAGGAAGCTCATGGCCAACATGTACTACGACGACCACGCGTCCCTCGAGCTCCTGGAGGGCAAGACCGTCGCCGTCCTCGGCTACGGCGCCCAGGGCCACGCCCACGCCCGCAACCTCGCGGACTCGGGCGTGACGGTGTGCGTGGGTCTCTACGCCGGGTCGCGGAGCACCGCCAAGGCGGAGGCCGCGGGCCTCGAGGTCCTGCCGACGAGCGAGGCCGCCAAGCGCGGCGACGTCGTCATGGTGCTGCTGCCCGACACCATCCAGCCGCAGGTCTACACCCAGGAGATCGAGCCGGGACTGGTCGAGGGCAACGCCCTTTTCTTCGCCCACGGCTTCAACATCCACTACGGGCAGGTCGCGCCTCCCGAGGGCGTCGACGTCTGCCTCGTCGCCCCGAAGGGCCCCGGCCACCTCGTGCGCCGCACCTACACCGAAGGCACCGGCGTGCCGGCGCTCTTCGCGGTCGAGCAGGACGCCTCGGGCCACGCCCGCGAGCTCGCCATGGCCTATGCGAAGGGGATCGGGGCCACCCGCGCGGGGCTCATCGAGACGACGTTCGCCGAGGAGACCGAGACCGACCTCTTCGGTGAGCAGGCGGTCCTCTGCGGAGGGGCGTCGAGCCTCGTGCAGAAGGGTTTCGAGACGCTTGTCGAGGCCGGCTACCAGCCCGAGGTGGCCTACTTCGAGTGCCTGCACGAGCTGAAGCTCATCGTGGACCTCCTCTACGAGGGCGGCTTCGAGCGGATGCGCTACGTCATCAGCGACACCGCGGAGTACGGCGACTACACCTCCGGCCCGTTCGTCGTCGACGACGGGGTCAAGCAGCGGATGCGCACGGTCCTCGACCGGGTGCAGGACGGCACGTGGGCACGCGACTGGATTCTCGAGAACGCCGCCGGCCAGCCGTCTTTCCGGGCGCAGCGCCGCCGCCAGTCCGAGCACCCGATCGAAACGGTGGGCCGGGAGCTCCGCGCGATGATGAGCTGGCTACCGAGCAGGTAGGGCCGATGGCGCCCTACGTCCGGGATCTGCTGCGCGACGGGGGGCCCGCGTTCTCCTTCGAGTTCTTCCCGCCCAAGACCGACGAGGGCGAGCAGCAGCTCTGGCGCGCCATCAGCGAGCTCGAGCCCCTGAAGCCGACCTACGTGTCGGTGACCTGCAGGGCGAGCGGGTCCACCCACGAGCGCACCATCCGCACGGTGGAGCGCATCGCACGGGAGACGTCGATCACGCCGGTCGCTCATCTCACCTGCGCCGGCGTCTCGCGCGACGAGCTGCGCACCACCATCCGGCGCCTGGCTGACGCGGGTGTGCGCAACGTGCTCGCCCTGCGTGGGGACCCACCGGCAGGGCTCGACAAGGAGTGGGTTGCCCACCGTGACGGCCTGCGCCATGCGGCCGAGCTCGTCGCCCTGCTCCACGAGGAGGGCGACTTCTGCGTCGGCGTGGCGGCGTTCCCCGAGACCCACCCGGAGTCTTCCGATCCCGACACCGACGTGCGCTACTTCGTGGAGAAGGTCGCAGCAGGCGCGGACTTCGCGGTCACGCAGTTCTTCTTCGACCCCGACGACTACTTCAGGATGGTCGCCCGGGTCCGGGAGGCCGGCTGCGACGTGCCGATCGTGGCAGGGGTCATGCCCGTCACGAACCTGTCGTCGATCGAGCGGATGGCCGCCCTGTCGGGTGCGGCGTTCCCGATCGATCTCGCCGGGCGCCTCCGGCGCGTCGGCGACGACCCCGAGCGCGTGCGCGCCATCGGCGTCGAGGTGGCGAGCGACCTGTGCCGCCGGCTGCTCGACGGCGGCGCGCCGGGCATCCACTTCTACACCCTCAACCGGTCGACGGCGACCCGCGAGATCTACACCGAGCTGGGGTTGCGACAGGTCTGAGGGGTGGCGGTTGGCTTCCGCCGCCACCCCCGCCCTACAGTGGGGCCCACCAATCACCCGGCCGAAGGTCGCCCTGCAATGAAGGTCCTCGTCGCCGACACCCTCTCCGAGGCCGGCGTCGCCGCGCTGTCCGAGCACGCCGAGGTCGACGTCCGCACCGGTCTGGACAAGTCCGCGCTCGTCGCGGCGATCCCGGAGTACGACGCCGTCGTGGTCCGCTCAGCGACGACGATCGACGCCGACGTCATCGCTGCGGCCCGCAACCTCAAGGTGATCGCCCGCGCCGGCATCGGCCTCGACAACGTCGACGTGGCGGCCGCGACCGCCCGTGGCGTCATCGTCTGCAACGCGCCGCAGTCGAACGTCATCAGCGCCGCCGAGCACACCGTGGCGCTCCTGCTCGCCCTGGCCAGGCGGATCCCCGAGGCCCACCAGAGCCTCCGGCGGGGGGAATGGAAGCGCAGCGCCCTCGAGGGGATGGAGCTGCACGGCAAGACGCTCGGCCTCCTGGGGCTCGGGCGGGTCGGCACGCTCGTCGCTCAGCGCTGCCACGCGTTCGGCATGCGCCTCCTCGCCTACGACCCGTTCGTGTCGGCCGAGCGGGCCGCGCGCATGGGGGCGGAGCTCGTCGGGTCGGTGCAGGAGCTGTGCGCCGCCGCCGACGTCCTCACCGTCCACCTGCCGAAGTCAGCCGAGACCGTCGGCATCATCGGCGAGCCGGAGCTGCGCGCCATGAAGCCGAGTGCGCGCGTCGTCAACACCGCACGGGGCGGCATCGTCGACGAGGACGCGCTCTACACCGCGCTGAGCGAAGGCTGGATCGCCGGTGCGGCGCTCGACGTCTTCTCCACCGAGCCGATGACCGACTCGAAGCTGTTCCGCCTCGACAACATCGTCGTGACCCCGCACCTCGGCGCCTCCACGACCGAGGCCCAGGACAAGGCGGGCACGATGGTCGCCGAGGCGGTGGTGCTCGCCTTGAGGGGCGACTTCGTGCCCAGTGCGGTCAACGTGCAGGTGGGCGCGGGTATCCCCGAGGCGGCCCGCCCGTTCATGCCGCTCGCCGAGAAGCTCGGGCGGCTGTGCACGGCGTTGCGGGCCGGGTCCACGGCGGAGGTCACCGTCGAGTACGTCGGGCGCATCGCCGGCGAGGACACCCAGGCCGTGACGCTGTCGGCGCTGAAGGGCCTGCTCACCGATGTCGTGCACGAACCGGTCACGTTCGTCAACGCCCCGCTGCTCGCCGAGGAGCGCGGCCTGAAGATCTCCACCGTCGCGTCGGCGTCCACGGAGGACTACGTGTCGCTCGTGCGGGTCCGCGCCGGCGAGGTCGAGGTGGCGGGCACGCTCGTCGGGCCGGCCAACCGGGAGCGTCTCGTGGCCGTCTGGGGGTTCGGCGTCGACATGGAGCCCGCCGACCACATGGTGTTCTTCCGCTACGCCGACCGTCCCGGCGTCGTCGGGATCATCGGCGGCGAGCTCGGGGAGGCGCAGGTGAACATCGCGAGCATGCAGGTCGGCCGTCAGGAGGCCGGCGGCGAGGCGCTCATAGCCATGACCGTGGACTCCGCGGTGCCATCCGACGTGGTCGAGCGGATCGCGGCCACTATCGGCGCGACGGACGCCCGGGCCATCGACCTGGTGAGCTGACGTGGCCGCACCCCGTATCGCCGTCGCCCCGGGGGGAGCCCGCCAGTGGGTCTGCGACGCCGTGCGCGCCGGCGGTGCCGAGCTCGTCGAGCCGGAGCGCGCCGAAGGCATCGTGTGGACGGAGACCGACCGCGCCGCGGACCTCAAGCGGCTGCTCGACGACGTCCCGGGCATCCGCTGGGTGCAGCTGCCGTGGGCGGGCGTCGAGCCGTTCGCTCGCGCGGGGGTGCTCGACGACCGCCGGCTGTGGACCTGCGGGAAGGGCGTCTACGCCCGCCCGGTGGCCGAGCACGCGCTCGCGCTCGCCCTGGCGGGTCTGCGTAACCTCAAGCGCTTCGCCACCTCCCGCAGCTGGGACGAGCAGTCCGGCATAAGCCTCGTCGGCGGCAAGGTGACGATCTTCGGTGGGGGCGGGATCTGCCGGGAACTGCTCCGCCTGCTCGCACCGTTCGACGCCGAGGTCACCGTCGTCCGCCGCCACCCCGACGCTCGCCTCGACGGCAAGGGGGGGACGCCCGAGGGCACGCAGGCCCCGCCCCTGCGTGGCGTCCAGCGCGTGTTCGGCTTCGGCGAACGCTACGAAGCGCTGCGCGATGCCGACGTGGTGTTCCTCGCGCTCGCGCTGACCGCGGAGACGGCGGGGCTCATGGGGGCGATCGAGTTCGAGCTCATGGCACCCCACGCCTGGCTCGTGAACGTCGCCCGTGGGGAGCACGTCGTGACCGACGAGCTGCTCGTCGCCCTGCAGGGCGACGTCATCGGTGGGGCGGCCCTCGACGTCACCGACCCCGAGCCGCTGCCCGAAGGCCACCCACTGTGGTCGCTGCCGAACTGCCTCATCACTCCGCACACGGCGAACACCGAGGACATGGCGATCCCGCTGCTGTCCGAGCGCATCGCCGAGAACGTCCGGCGCTTCGGCGCCGGCGAGGAACTCATCGGCCCGGTCGACGCGATGCTCGGGTACTAAGGCCGGCCGGCCCCGACCGTGCACGCCCGCCCTGACGTCGGTGCGCTGAGGGTGGAGCAGCTTGTGCGGCTGGTGGGGCCGGCGGGGGAGCCGGTGGACCTGCGCCGCACCCTGTGCTGGGCGTGGGCCGACCTGCCGCCGCTGCGCCTCGACGAGGCCGTGCCCAGCCTGGCCGTCACCGTGCCGGTGCCGCGGGGACGCCCCCGGACGGTCGAGGTGCGTCCTGAGGGCCCCGACGCGGCTCTGGTGACCGTCGTGGGGCGGGCCCCGGGGCGATGACGGCCGCCGCGCTCGTGGGGGCCGTACGGTCGATGCTGCGCCTCGACGAGGACCTGTCGGGCTTCTACTCGCTGGCGGGCGCCGACCCCGATCTCGCCTGGGTGTGCCGAGGCGCCGGGCGGCTGACCCGCAGCCCGAGTGTCTTCGAGGACGTGGTCAAGACCGTCTGCTCGACGAACTGCCACTGGTCGGCGACCCGGCGGATGGTGACCGCGCTCGTCGAGCACCTCGGCGAGCTGGCCGCCGACCACTCCGGACGGGCCTTTCCCACGCCCGCCGCGATGGCTGAGGCGGGCGAAGACTTCTACACCGACGTGATGCGGGCCGGCTACCGCGCGCGCTCCCTCCATGCCATCGCGCAGCGGGTGAACGCGGGGGACGTCGCTCTCGAGGAGCTCGCGCTTCCCGATGCGGTGAGCGACGAGGACGCGGACGCGCGCCTTCGGTCCCTGCCCGGCATCGGCCCGTACGCCTGCGCGCACGTGGGGCTTATGATCGGCCGCTACTCGCGGCTCATCCTCGACTCGTGGACCCGGCCGACCTACGCCCGCCTCGTGGGCCGCCAGCAGGTCGCCGACCGGACCATCGAGCGGCGCTTTGCCCGCTACGGGCGCTGGGCCGGCCTCGCGTTCTGGCTGTTCCTCACCCGCGGTTGGGTGACCGACGAGCACGGCTGAGGCCACACCAAGCGAAATGGACGTTCGGCCCCGCGGCGGCGATGATGGCGTCGATGCAGAAGCGGTGTACGAGCTGCGGCGGCGAGGTGGCGCCGGTCCGCGCACGCTTCGAGGTGAGTCGCCGCG includes:
- the ilvN gene encoding acetolactate synthase small subunit, with the protein product MAKHTLSVLVENRPGVLARIAGLFSRRGFNIESLAVGPTEVHDVSRMTIVVDAAAQPLEQVTKQLNKLIHVLKIVELEPGLTVERELQLVKVAAEGGNRSEIIEIADVFRAKVVDVDVDAITIEATGSPEKLAAMVRLLSPYGIRELVGSGLIAVGRGSRSITEGRGLRLERTA
- the ilvC gene encoding ketol-acid reductoisomerase, with the translated sequence MANMYYDDHASLELLEGKTVAVLGYGAQGHAHARNLADSGVTVCVGLYAGSRSTAKAEAAGLEVLPTSEAAKRGDVVMVLLPDTIQPQVYTQEIEPGLVEGNALFFAHGFNIHYGQVAPPEGVDVCLVAPKGPGHLVRRTYTEGTGVPALFAVEQDASGHARELAMAYAKGIGATRAGLIETTFAEETETDLFGEQAVLCGGASSLVQKGFETLVEAGYQPEVAYFECLHELKLIVDLLYEGGFERMRYVISDTAEYGDYTSGPFVVDDGVKQRMRTVLDRVQDGTWARDWILENAAGQPSFRAQRRRQSEHPIETVGRELRAMMSWLPSR
- the metF gene encoding methylenetetrahydrofolate reductase [NAD(P)H], producing MAPYVRDLLRDGGPAFSFEFFPPKTDEGEQQLWRAISELEPLKPTYVSVTCRASGSTHERTIRTVERIARETSITPVAHLTCAGVSRDELRTTIRRLADAGVRNVLALRGDPPAGLDKEWVAHRDGLRHAAELVALLHEEGDFCVGVAAFPETHPESSDPDTDVRYFVEKVAAGADFAVTQFFFDPDDYFRMVARVREAGCDVPIVAGVMPVTNLSSIERMAALSGAAFPIDLAGRLRRVGDDPERVRAIGVEVASDLCRRLLDGGAPGIHFYTLNRSTATREIYTELGLRQV
- the serA gene encoding phosphoglycerate dehydrogenase, which encodes MKVLVADTLSEAGVAALSEHAEVDVRTGLDKSALVAAIPEYDAVVVRSATTIDADVIAAARNLKVIARAGIGLDNVDVAAATARGVIVCNAPQSNVISAAEHTVALLLALARRIPEAHQSLRRGEWKRSALEGMELHGKTLGLLGLGRVGTLVAQRCHAFGMRLLAYDPFVSAERAARMGAELVGSVQELCAAADVLTVHLPKSAETVGIIGEPELRAMKPSARVVNTARGGIVDEDALYTALSEGWIAGAALDVFSTEPMTDSKLFRLDNIVVTPHLGASTTEAQDKAGTMVAEAVVLALRGDFVPSAVNVQVGAGIPEAARPFMPLAEKLGRLCTALRAGSTAEVTVEYVGRIAGEDTQAVTLSALKGLLTDVVHEPVTFVNAPLLAEERGLKISTVASASTEDYVSLVRVRAGEVEVAGTLVGPANRERLVAVWGFGVDMEPADHMVFFRYADRPGVVGIIGGELGEAQVNIASMQVGRQEAGGEALIAMTVDSAVPSDVVERIAATIGATDARAIDLVS
- a CDS encoding D-isomer specific 2-hydroxyacid dehydrogenase family protein; translation: MAAPRIAVAPGGARQWVCDAVRAGGAELVEPERAEGIVWTETDRAADLKRLLDDVPGIRWVQLPWAGVEPFARAGVLDDRRLWTCGKGVYARPVAEHALALALAGLRNLKRFATSRSWDEQSGISLVGGKVTIFGGGGICRELLRLLAPFDAEVTVVRRHPDARLDGKGGTPEGTQAPPLRGVQRVFGFGERYEALRDADVVFLALALTAETAGLMGAIEFELMAPHAWLVNVARGEHVVTDELLVALQGDVIGGAALDVTDPEPLPEGHPLWSLPNCLITPHTANTEDMAIPLLSERIAENVRRFGAGEELIGPVDAMLGY